CGTCGTGGCCGGAATCCCCGTGCTGTTCGGGATCGCGACGGGGGACCGGCCAGGTCTGCTCGCCTATCTCGGCATCGTCGTCGCGGTGATCGCGGTGGGGCTGGTCAGCCGCGAATCCGACGAGACCGTCACCGGTGTCGGACACCCGCGCTTCACGTCGAGGATCGCGTGGTGGACGGTCGGATCGGGCATCGCCTTCGCGTTGTCGTTCATCGGCCTCGGTCAGGTCGGTACCGGCACCGGCCTGTGGCCGCTCGCCGCCTCCCGCGCGACCGCCACCCTCGTGGTCTGGCTGGTGATCGCCTTCTCGTGGCGCACCGTGGTGTGGCCGATCCGGTCGCTCCTGCCGATCCTGATCGGGATCGGCGTGATCGACGTGATCGCGAACGGTGCACTGCTGTTCGCCTACCAGCACGGCCTGCTGTCGCTGGTGAGCGTGATCGCGGCGCTGTATCCGGCGGTGACGGTGCTACTCGCCGTCATCGTGCTCGGAGAGCGCGTGAGCCGGGTGAAACTGCTCGGCCTGCTCGCAGCCGGACTGGCCGTCGCACTCGTCAGCCTGCCCGGCTGATCCGGGGTGGGGTGGGAAGAACACGAATCCTGGAGGCGCTGGACCCGGCATCGTGGAAAGCGCGTCACCGGACGGAGCGCTACGGGTGACACCCGGCGACGCCGGACTCGGGTCACCCCGACCCGGTTCCGTTGCCGGTGAGCGGCGGTGTGAGTAGCCTCATGACCCGGCAACGAATCGTTTTCGAAAATGGGAATGACATCGGGCCTTCGGGTCGTTACAGTAGGTAGTCCTGCGAAGGTCGCAGGCGCGTACGGGGCTGAACGGTTTCGACTGCGTACGTTGAGCAAGGGGAAGCGTGTCGGTGCAGGCAAGAGACCACCGTAAGCGTCGCTGCAACCAATTAAGCGCCGAGTCCACTCAGCGCGAGTACGCCCTCGCTGCCTAAGCGAGCGCGTCTCTGTCAGCCCGGGTTTGCTCTCGACCCGGATCCTGGCATCGACTAGAGAGCTCTACCGTACGGCTCGGTCGCGGAGACGTGCGGGACAACAAACAGCGACTGGGATCGTCATCTCGTCTTGTTCGCGAGAACGGGAGATCCGAGTAGAGACATAGCGAACTGCACACGGAGAAGCCCTCGCGAGGCGGCGGAGGACCCGGGTTCGATTCCCGGCAGCTCCACCATCGACCCGGGTAGGTGATCGACCATCGATCACCTACCCGGGTTTCTTGTTGTCCGGGTGAGCCTGATCGGCAGCTTCGGGAAACGGCAGTGCCCGCCGTCGAGACTCAGAGGGTGAGTGTTCTCGACGACGGGCACGGTCGCTGTCGGTCCCGGAGACGTCGGAGACGGCGCCGAAACAGTGAGAGCGAAACGAAGAAATGTCCTCCCCGGCATCGTCTTCATTTCGTTCACTGAAGTTAGCCCACCTAATTGTGAACGCCAATACTACTTTCGGGTCAGAAACTTTGGTCCCATGGCCGTGATGACCTTTTCGTCAGTATCCGTACCGACGCGCGGATCGGGGTACTCATCCCGCGCGTGCCGCGGATCGGCGGCAAGATGAGAACACCACCATCGACGAGGAGAGCACATGGCGCACGAACGAGCGGGACAGCCGGCCACCGCGGCGGATCTCGAAGATCTCGCACACCTTGTCACCGCCTACTACACCGTGCAACCGGATCCCGAGAACGCCTCGCAGCAGGTGGCTTTCGGCACGTCCGGTCATCGCGGCTCGAGCCTCGACGGTGCGTTCAACGAAGCCCACATCCTCGCGACCACCCAGGCCATCGTCGAATACCGCGCCCAGCAGGGCACTTCGGGCCCGCTGTTCTTCGGCCGCGACACGCACGCCCTGTCCGAACCGGCCTGGGCGAGCGCGCTCGAAGTGCTCGTCGCAAACGGCGTCGAAGTGGTCGTCGACTCCCGCGACCGCTACACCCCGACTCCGGCCGTCAGTCACGCGATCCTGCAGCACAATTCCGGCTCCGGTGCCCGCGCCGACGGGATCGTCGTCACCCCCTCGCACAATCCTCCGCGCGACGGTGGCTTCAAGTACAACCCCCCGTCGGGTGGTCCGGCCGACAGCGACGCGACGTCGGTCATCGCCGCTCGCGCCAACGAACTGCTCGCCGCCGGACTCGACGGGGTGAAGCGGGTGCCGCTCTCGTCGGCGCTCGCGTCCGCCGGACGACACGACTTCCTCGCCGCCTACATCGACGATCTGCCGAACATCGTCGATCTCGACGTCGTCCGTGCTGCCGGGGTACGGATCGGCGCCGACCCGATGGGCGGTGCGAGCGTCGACTACTGGGGCGAGATCGCCGAACGGCACGCCCTTGACCTCACCGTCGTCAATCCGCTCGTCGACGCCACCTGGCGGTTCATGACGCTCGACACCGACGGGAAGATCCGCATGGACTGCTCGTCGCCGAACGCCATGGCATCGCTGATCGGCAACCGCGAGGCCTACGACCTCGCGACCGGCAACGACGCCGACGCCGACCGGCACGGCATCGTCACCCCCGACGCCGGTCTGCTCAATCCGAACCACTATCTCGCCGTCGCGATCGACTACCTGTTCCGCAATCGCCCCGGTTGGGCGGAGTCGAGCAAGGTGGGCAAGACGCTCGTGAGTTCGTCGATGATCGACCGGGTCGCCGCCGGCCTCGGCCGCGACCTGCTCGAGGTGCCGGTGGGCTTCAAATGGTTCGTTCCCGGGCTGAGCGACGGTTCGCTGGGCTTCGGCGGGGAGGAGAGCGCCGGTGCGTCCTTCCTCCGGCGCGACGGCTCGGTGTGGACGACCGACAAGGACGGCATCGTCCTCGCCCTGCTCGCGGCGGAGATCACCGCGGTGACGGAGAAGAGCCCGTCCCGCTACTATGCCGAACTCGTCGATCGGTACGGCGACCCCGCTTACGCGCGCGTGGACGCCCCGGCGACGCGCGAGCAGAAGGCGGTGCTGTCGAAACTGTCGTCCGAGCAGGTCGGCGCCACCGAGCTCGCCGGCGAACCGATCACCGCGACGCTCACTGCGGCACCCGGCAACGGTGCCGCGATCGGTGGCCTGAAGGTCACCACCGAGAACGCGTGGTTCGCCGCCCGCCCGTCCGGCACCGAGGACGTCTACAAGATCTACGCCGAATCGTTCCGCGGCCCCGACCATCTCGCCGAGGTCCAGCAGGCGGCACGCGAACTCGTCTCGTCCGTCCTGTCCTGAGCCCGCTCGCCCACCGCGCGACCGGGCGAGGTCGTGCGCCTCGCTAACATCGTGGGCATCATGCGGACACGTGATGCGGCTTTGCCGCGGGAAATCTGGGTTCTGGTCGTCGCGAGTTTCGTGATCGCGCTCGGCTTCGGTCTCGTCGCTCCCGCGCTGCCCCAATTCGCGCGAAGCTTCGACGTCGGTGTGACGGCGGCGACGGTCGTCGTGTCGTCGTTCGCGGCGATGCGACTGCTCTTCGCACCCGCGAGCGGGTCGCTGGTGCAGAAGTTGGGGGAGCGGCCCGTCTACATCACGGGCCTGCTCATCGTCGCCCTGTCGACGGGCGCGTGCGCATTCGCGGCGAGCTACTGGCAGCTGCTCGTCTTCCGGGCCCTCGGCGGCATCGGGTCGACGATGTTCACGGTGTCGGCGCTCGGTCTGCTCGTGCGGATCGCGCCCCCGGACGCCCGCGGGCGTGTGTCCGGCCTGTACGCGACCAGCTTCCTCATGGGCAACATCCTCGGCCCGCTCTTCGGCGGTGCCCTTATCGGACTGGGGCTGCGCGCACCCTTTCTCATCTACGCCGTGGCGCTGCTCGTCGCGGCCTCGGTCGTGGGGATCAGCCTGCGCTCGTCGGAACTCGCCCGTCCCGACAGTGGGGACGGCGTGCCCGTCATGCGCCTGCGCGACGCGCTGCGCTCGCCGGTCTACCGCGCGGCGCTGGGATCGAACTTCGCCAACGGCTGGGTGGTGTTCGGGGTCCGCGTGGCGATGGTGCCTCTGTTCGTCGTCGAGGCGCTCGACGAGGGTGAGGCGTTCGCGGGTGTCGCGCTGACCGCCTTCGCGGTGGGCAACGCACTCGTCCTCATCAAGTCGGGCAAGCTGTCCGACCGGTTCGGGCGGCGCCCCTTCGTCCTGGCCGGTCTGGTGGTGTGCGGGGTCAGCACGATCGCCATGGGATTCACCGAGAGCGTCGTCTGGTTCCTCATCACCTCGTTCGTGGCGGGTATGGGGTCCGGGCTGTCGAATCCCTCGCAACAGGCCGCCGTCGCCGACGTCGTGGGCAGCAAGGCCCGGGGCGGGCCGGTGCTCGCGACCTTCCAGATGGTCGCCGATGTCGGCGCGGTGATCGGTCCGGTCGCCGCAGGCTTCCTCGCGGACCGGTTGTCCTACTCGACGGCCTTCGCGGTCACGGGTGTGATCATGCTAGCGGCGACGCTGCCGTGGTTCGTCGTCGGACGCCCCCGGGTCGTCGAGCAGGCGACACAGGTGACCGACGACACGGCGCGGTGAGACGACCGCCCGGTATTGTCGCCGGCATGTGGGTCGGTCTCGTCTCCACGCTCGCCCG
This window of the Rhodococcus pyridinivorans genome carries:
- a CDS encoding DMT family transporter, translated to MIAVALALLAAVGYGLSDFAGGAASRRASALGVVAVTYPASLVVSLIAASIVGGDLTAASLAWGAAAGVAGGIAVWWFYLALANGPMSVVSPVTAVVVAGIPVLFGIATGDRPGLLAYLGIVVAVIAVGLVSRESDETVTGVGHPRFTSRIAWWTVGSGIAFALSFIGLGQVGTGTGLWPLAASRATATLVVWLVIAFSWRTVVWPIRSLLPILIGIGVIDVIANGALLFAYQHGLLSLVSVIAALYPAVTVLLAVIVLGERVSRVKLLGLLAAGLAVALVSLPG
- the pgm gene encoding phosphoglucomutase (alpha-D-glucose-1,6-bisphosphate-dependent), which gives rise to MAHERAGQPATAADLEDLAHLVTAYYTVQPDPENASQQVAFGTSGHRGSSLDGAFNEAHILATTQAIVEYRAQQGTSGPLFFGRDTHALSEPAWASALEVLVANGVEVVVDSRDRYTPTPAVSHAILQHNSGSGARADGIVVTPSHNPPRDGGFKYNPPSGGPADSDATSVIAARANELLAAGLDGVKRVPLSSALASAGRHDFLAAYIDDLPNIVDLDVVRAAGVRIGADPMGGASVDYWGEIAERHALDLTVVNPLVDATWRFMTLDTDGKIRMDCSSPNAMASLIGNREAYDLATGNDADADRHGIVTPDAGLLNPNHYLAVAIDYLFRNRPGWAESSKVGKTLVSSSMIDRVAAGLGRDLLEVPVGFKWFVPGLSDGSLGFGGEESAGASFLRRDGSVWTTDKDGIVLALLAAEITAVTEKSPSRYYAELVDRYGDPAYARVDAPATREQKAVLSKLSSEQVGATELAGEPITATLTAAPGNGAAIGGLKVTTENAWFAARPSGTEDVYKIYAESFRGPDHLAEVQQAARELVSSVLS
- a CDS encoding MFS transporter; its protein translation is MRTRDAALPREIWVLVVASFVIALGFGLVAPALPQFARSFDVGVTAATVVVSSFAAMRLLFAPASGSLVQKLGERPVYITGLLIVALSTGACAFAASYWQLLVFRALGGIGSTMFTVSALGLLVRIAPPDARGRVSGLYATSFLMGNILGPLFGGALIGLGLRAPFLIYAVALLVAASVVGISLRSSELARPDSGDGVPVMRLRDALRSPVYRAALGSNFANGWVVFGVRVAMVPLFVVEALDEGEAFAGVALTAFAVGNALVLIKSGKLSDRFGRRPFVLAGLVVCGVSTIAMGFTESVVWFLITSFVAGMGSGLSNPSQQAAVADVVGSKARGGPVLATFQMVADVGAVIGPVAAGFLADRLSYSTAFAVTGVIMLAATLPWFVVGRPRVVEQATQVTDDTAR